A part of Roseitalea porphyridii genomic DNA contains:
- a CDS encoding NAD(P)H-quinone oxidoreductase, which translates to MNAIAITEPGGPRVLRPVRRPVPEPGAGKVRIKVRAAGVNRPDALQRQGGYAPPKGASDLPGLEVAGTVDALGPDVSRWNIGDDVCALVPGGGYAEYCLAHESNCLRVPKGFTYTEAAAIPETFFTVWHNVFERGGLKEGETLLVHGGASGIGTTAIQLASAFGATVIVTAGTDDKCKACIALGARRAINYRSEDFVEAVGHFTDGHGADVIVDMVGGDYIDRNYAAAAVDGRIVQIAFLKGRRVEVDFSKLMLKRLTHTGSTLRPRSVAFKADLAAKLHEAVWPLLEQRRVAPVIDMIFPLSEAWRAHERMEESAHTGKLMLDVA; encoded by the coding sequence ATGAACGCAATCGCGATCACCGAGCCCGGCGGTCCCCGGGTCCTTCGCCCGGTCCGGCGGCCGGTGCCCGAGCCCGGAGCCGGAAAGGTCCGCATCAAGGTTCGCGCCGCCGGTGTCAACCGGCCCGACGCGCTGCAGCGCCAAGGCGGTTATGCGCCGCCGAAGGGGGCGAGCGATCTGCCCGGCCTCGAGGTCGCCGGCACGGTCGACGCGCTCGGCCCGGATGTGTCGCGATGGAACATCGGCGACGATGTCTGCGCACTGGTGCCCGGCGGCGGCTATGCCGAATACTGCCTCGCCCACGAGTCCAACTGCCTCAGGGTCCCGAAAGGGTTCACCTACACCGAGGCCGCCGCGATCCCCGAAACCTTCTTCACGGTCTGGCACAACGTCTTCGAGCGCGGCGGCCTGAAGGAAGGCGAAACCCTGCTCGTCCATGGCGGGGCGTCCGGAATCGGCACAACGGCGATCCAGCTCGCCAGCGCCTTCGGCGCGACCGTGATCGTCACCGCCGGAACCGACGACAAATGCAAGGCCTGCATCGCGCTCGGCGCCCGGCGGGCCATCAACTACCGCTCCGAGGACTTCGTCGAGGCCGTCGGCCATTTCACCGACGGGCACGGCGCCGACGTGATCGTCGACATGGTCGGCGGCGACTATATCGACCGCAACTATGCGGCCGCCGCCGTCGACGGGCGCATCGTCCAGATCGCCTTTCTCAAGGGTCGGCGCGTCGAGGTCGACTTCTCCAAGCTGATGCTGAAGCGGCTCACCCACACCGGCTCGACGTTGCGGCCGCGCTCGGTCGCGTTCAAGGCCGATCTCGCGGCCAAGCTGCATGAGGCCGTCTGGCCGCTTCTCGAACAGCGCCGCGTCGCGCCGGTGATCGACATGATCTTTCCGCTCTCGGAGGCCTGGCGCGCGCACGAGCGCATGGAGGAAAGCGCCCACACGGGCAAGCTCATGCTCGACGTGGCGTAA
- a CDS encoding DUF1013 domain-containing protein — protein sequence MANQLLMPKATAVWLVDNTGLTFDQIAKFCALHPLEVKAIADEEAAQGIKGMDPVTTGQLTREEIAKGEADPAHVLKLSEPKVRVPQAKRKGPRYTPVSKRQDRPNAILWLVRHHPELKDAQISRLVGTTKNTIEQVRNRTHWNSANLQPIDPVALGLCSQIDLDMEVQKAAKNAPAAAPAETGDTLLPASQTEDMPVFEGGDTHKPAPKADDEEIDADAVFARLSALKKDDDAEDKGQ from the coding sequence ATGGCAAACCAGCTTCTCATGCCCAAGGCGACCGCCGTCTGGCTGGTGGACAACACGGGCCTGACATTCGACCAGATCGCCAAATTCTGCGCGCTGCACCCGCTCGAGGTGAAGGCGATCGCCGACGAGGAAGCGGCCCAGGGCATCAAGGGCATGGACCCGGTGACCACCGGCCAGCTGACCCGCGAGGAGATCGCCAAGGGCGAGGCCGATCCCGCGCACGTGCTGAAGCTGTCCGAACCCAAGGTTCGCGTGCCGCAGGCCAAGCGCAAGGGCCCGCGCTACACGCCGGTCTCCAAGCGTCAGGACCGGCCGAACGCGATCCTGTGGCTGGTGCGCCACCATCCCGAGTTGAAGGACGCGCAGATCTCGCGCCTCGTCGGCACGACCAAGAACACGATCGAACAGGTCCGCAACCGCACCCACTGGAATTCGGCCAACCTGCAACCGATCGACCCGGTCGCGCTCGGCCTTTGCTCGCAGATCGATCTGGACATGGAAGTGCAGAAGGCGGCCAAGAACGCGCCGGCCGCCGCGCCCGCCGAGACCGGCGACACGCTGCTGCCCGCCTCGCAGACCGAGGACATGCCGGTATTCGAGGGCGGCGACACCCACAAGCCCGCGCCGAAGGCCGACGACGAGGAAATCGACGCCGACGCGGTCTTCGCCCGGCTGAGCGCCCTCAAGAAGGACGACGACGCCGAAGACAAGGGGCAGTAG
- a CDS encoding helix-turn-helix transcriptional regulator produces MRRADRLFQIVQHLRGGRLTTAARLAERLEVSERTIYRDIADLQSTGVPIDGEAGVGYIMRDGFDLPPLMFTRDEIVALVAGARMVSAWGGITMARAAAEALVKIETVLPDSAKARLKSVEIRAPAHRMTADERVKIDTLERACEERLVTAIAYTDAAGEATERSIWPLGLWFWGGTWTVIGWCLKRDDFRMFRIDRIGAMTPTGETFRAEKGRTLRDFYAQMIECGDVPSGLDFLGPV; encoded by the coding sequence ATGCGCCGCGCCGACCGCCTGTTCCAGATCGTCCAGCATCTGCGCGGCGGCCGGCTGACCACCGCCGCACGGCTGGCCGAGCGGTTGGAGGTCTCCGAACGCACCATCTATCGCGACATCGCCGATCTGCAGTCGACCGGCGTGCCGATCGACGGCGAAGCCGGCGTCGGCTACATCATGCGCGACGGGTTCGACCTGCCGCCGCTGATGTTCACCCGCGACGAGATCGTCGCGCTGGTGGCGGGGGCCCGGATGGTCAGCGCCTGGGGCGGCATCACCATGGCGCGGGCGGCGGCGGAGGCGCTCGTCAAGATCGAGACGGTCCTGCCCGACAGCGCCAAGGCGCGGCTGAAATCGGTGGAAATCCGCGCGCCGGCGCACCGGATGACGGCCGATGAACGGGTCAAGATCGACACGCTCGAAAGGGCCTGCGAGGAGCGGCTGGTCACCGCGATCGCCTACACCGACGCGGCCGGCGAAGCCACCGAGCGCTCGATCTGGCCGCTCGGCCTGTGGTTCTGGGGCGGCACCTGGACGGTGATCGGCTGGTGCCTCAAGCGCGACGATTTCCGCATGTTCCGGATCGACCGGATCGGCGCGATGACGCCGACGGGCGAGACGTTCCGGGCCGAAAAGGGACGGACGCTGCGCGACTTCTACGCGCAGATGATCGAATGCGGCGATGTTCCGAGCGGCCTCGATTTTCTCGGGCCGGTCTGA
- a CDS encoding DJ-1/PfpI family protein has translation MSGNKRMGLVLIEAFADWEYGLVAASAVAWFGFSLTVLTPGGGPVTSMAGVTVTGGSALEAAPADDFDAVILIGSDRWEKGAAPEADALARAVHDSGGTVGAICGGTVALARCGMLEDRAHTSNGRKWLRDVAGDYAGADHYRDTPEAVTDDRIVTAPGTAPATFAVAVMTSLLPGGEDQIAEMRAMMAAEHTV, from the coding sequence GTGAGCGGGAACAAGCGCATGGGCCTCGTGCTGATCGAGGCATTCGCGGATTGGGAGTACGGGCTCGTGGCGGCCAGCGCGGTCGCCTGGTTCGGATTCTCGCTCACCGTGCTCACGCCGGGCGGCGGGCCCGTGACCTCGATGGCCGGCGTCACGGTGACCGGCGGCAGCGCGCTCGAAGCGGCGCCAGCCGACGATTTCGACGCGGTGATCCTGATCGGATCGGATCGCTGGGAAAAGGGCGCGGCGCCCGAAGCCGATGCCCTGGCGCGCGCCGTTCATGACAGCGGCGGCACGGTCGGCGCGATCTGCGGCGGCACGGTGGCGCTGGCCCGTTGCGGCATGCTCGAGGATCGCGCCCACACCAGCAACGGCCGCAAGTGGCTGCGCGATGTCGCCGGCGACTATGCCGGCGCGGATCACTATCGCGATACGCCGGAGGCCGTCACCGACGATCGCATCGTCACCGCGCCGGGCACGGCGCCGGCGACCTTCGCGGTGGCCGTCATGACGTCCCTTCTGCCGGGTGGTGAGGACCAGATCGCCGAAATGCGCGCCATGATGGCCGCAGAGCACACGGTCTGA
- a CDS encoding VOC family protein, producing MSIQEHAVVWAEIPVTDMKRAMAFYGAVLGVELVENNDGPNPMADFPTSDPKKGVAGHLYPGKPAPKGTGNTIHLAVDEPLDEVMQRIRQAGGEVVSPAIDIPAGSFFYAHDPDGNSIGLFNYGT from the coding sequence ATGAGCATACAAGAACACGCGGTCGTGTGGGCCGAAATTCCGGTCACCGACATGAAGCGCGCCATGGCCTTCTACGGTGCGGTTCTGGGGGTCGAACTGGTCGAGAACAATGACGGGCCGAACCCGATGGCGGACTTTCCGACCAGCGACCCGAAAAAGGGCGTGGCCGGCCATCTCTATCCAGGCAAGCCGGCGCCGAAGGGCACGGGCAACACCATCCATCTGGCCGTCGACGAGCCGCTCGACGAGGTCATGCAGCGGATCAGGCAGGCCGGAGGCGAGGTGGTGTCGCCGGCGATTGATATCCCGGCGGGCAGCTTCTTCTACGCGCACGATCCGGACGGCAATTCGATCGGGCTTTTCAACTACGGCACGTGA
- a CDS encoding SDR family NAD(P)-dependent oxidoreductase produces the protein MALDGKIAIVTGGARGIGYGIAKRFLQDGARVAIADLDKNKGEAAEEALADLGEVFFVPTDVGNRLDVHNLVAAVIEQWGDIDVLVNNAGIVHGADFLEITEADFDRVLRVNLKGAFLCGQAVGQYMADKVKEGGPAGAIVNMSSINGTVAIPNQVPYCVSKGGINQLTKVMALSLAPYGIRVNAVGPGSIMTEMLASVNADPAARNRILSRTPLLRIGEVSEVASAVAFLASSEASYMTGEIIHADGGRLALNYIVEVPDEE, from the coding sequence ATGGCTCTCGACGGAAAGATCGCGATCGTCACCGGTGGTGCGCGGGGCATCGGCTACGGCATCGCCAAGCGCTTCCTGCAGGACGGCGCGCGCGTGGCGATCGCCGATCTCGACAAGAACAAGGGCGAGGCCGCCGAGGAGGCGCTGGCCGATCTGGGCGAGGTGTTCTTCGTGCCGACCGATGTCGGCAACCGGCTCGACGTGCACAACTTGGTCGCAGCCGTCATCGAGCAGTGGGGCGATATCGACGTGCTGGTCAACAATGCCGGCATCGTGCACGGCGCCGATTTCCTCGAGATCACCGAAGCCGATTTCGACCGGGTTCTGCGGGTCAATCTGAAGGGCGCGTTCCTGTGCGGTCAGGCGGTCGGCCAGTACATGGCCGACAAGGTCAAGGAGGGCGGGCCGGCCGGCGCGATCGTCAACATGAGCTCGATCAACGGCACGGTCGCGATCCCCAACCAGGTGCCCTATTGCGTCTCCAAGGGCGGCATCAACCAGCTCACCAAGGTGATGGCGCTGTCGCTGGCGCCCTACGGCATCCGCGTCAACGCGGTCGGGCCGGGCTCGATCATGACCGAGATGCTGGCCTCGGTGAACGCCGACCCGGCCGCGCGCAACCGCATCCTGTCGCGCACGCCGCTTCTGCGGATCGGCGAAGTCAGCGAGGTGGCATCGGCGGTCGCGTTCCTGGCGTCGAGCGAGGCAAGCTACATGACCGGCGAGATCATCCATGCCGACGGCGGGCGGCTGGCGCTCAACTACATCGTCGAGGTTCCCGACGAGGAATGA
- a CDS encoding ORF6N domain-containing protein: MNKADAEVERFLDRIFIARGHPVIRDSDLAELYETTTKALNQQVQRNMDRFDDLFAFRLTDDEWSALRSHDVTSKKGRGGRRYAPIVFTQEGMLMAATVVRSPRATETVKMMVRVFRDVFPQYFSGSARIETKSASSGKRSLLLDSIVDAIRDIGKIGIDPDTDATVASELGKLPSAISEHVQSRLERPGVENEEARARVRKLDSESARSRAEAHKANAEALKLRMDALHRAVEAFNLMEGRDTRPIVDMMHSMIGYGSAGRLIDISPKAPEPDGQLGEWAKRPTRTGG, from the coding sequence ATGAACAAGGCGGATGCGGAAGTCGAACGGTTCCTCGACCGGATTTTCATCGCGCGCGGACATCCGGTCATTCGCGACAGCGACTTGGCTGAACTCTATGAGACGACGACGAAGGCTCTGAATCAGCAGGTCCAGCGCAACATGGACCGCTTCGATGACTTGTTTGCCTTTCGCCTTACCGACGACGAGTGGTCCGCTTTGAGGTCACACGATGTGACCTCAAAGAAGGGGCGCGGCGGTCGCCGGTATGCACCGATCGTCTTCACGCAGGAAGGCATGCTGATGGCAGCAACGGTGGTGCGAAGCCCGCGTGCGACCGAGACCGTCAAGATGATGGTCCGCGTCTTCAGGGACGTGTTCCCCCAGTATTTTTCCGGTTCCGCGCGGATCGAGACGAAGAGCGCGAGTTCAGGCAAGAGGTCGTTGCTTCTCGATTCCATCGTCGATGCCATCCGGGATATCGGCAAGATTGGCATCGATCCCGACACGGATGCGACCGTCGCAAGCGAGTTGGGCAAGCTGCCGAGCGCGATTTCCGAGCACGTGCAATCGCGACTGGAAAGGCCGGGCGTCGAAAACGAGGAGGCAAGGGCACGCGTCCGCAAGCTCGACTCGGAATCGGCACGGTCCCGGGCCGAGGCGCACAAGGCAAATGCGGAGGCCCTGAAACTGCGGATGGATGCCCTTCACCGGGCCGTCGAGGCCTTCAATCTGATGGAGGGTCGTGACACGCGGCCAATCGTTGACATGATGCATTCGATGATCGGATACGGTTCCGCCGGCCGTTTGATCGATATCTCGCCCAAAGCACCGGAGCCGGACGGCCAGTTGGGAGAGTGGGCCAAACGTCCAACGAGAACAGGAGGATAG